Below is a genomic region from bacterium.
GACCTTAACCAAAAGTTGGTATATACACTATAGAGGAACTAAACACATACTTAATTTTAGATATTGTGTCTTCTGATGCAGAAAATTCATTCGGTTTAGACAATTGCAATCCCTTTTTCTCCATCTTCTATCCTTCCAATTATATAAGATGGAATACTTGAAAGGATTTTCTCTACATCATCTTTGTCCGCAATAAGACAAAGACCAATTCCCATATTAAATGTTTTAAACATCTCCATTTCGGGAATATTTCCATCTTTTTGAATTTTCAAGAATATCTCTTGTGTATTCAGGCTTTTTTTCTCAATTATAGCCCTTGTTCCACTTGGAAGAAGCCTCTTTATGTTCTCAATAAGACCGCCTCCTGTGATATGGGAAATGCCATTTATAGAAAAATCAGCTACCTTAAGGAAATCCTTTACATAGATTTTTGTTGGAATAAGTAGCTCCTCTGGATATGGCTCTTTAATAATTTTTCTTACCAATGAAAAGCCATTTGAATGTAAGCCTGATGAGGGAATGCCAATAATTATATCTCCTTTCTTTATCTTTTCTCCTGTAATTATTTTTTCTTTCTCAACAATACCAACACAAAAACCAGCACAATCGTATTCCCCTTTTTCATAAACATCTGGCATCTCTGCTGTCTCACCACCTAGAAGGCTACATTCTGCCTCGTTGCATCCCTCAATGATTCCATCTATAATTTTATTTGCTATTTCTAAATCAAGCCTTCCAAATGCAAGGTAATCAAGGAAAAATAGGGGAACACCGCCTGCTGCAATAATATCATTAACACACATAGCAACAAGGTCAATGCCAATGGAGTAATGATTGTTTAACCTTTGAGCAATCTTTACCTTTGTTCCCACACCATCACAGG
It encodes:
- the purM gene encoding phosphoribosylformylglycinamidine cyclo-ligase → MDYQDAGVDIEKGNIFVENIRKKIKFQKGVMGGIGHFSGFFKQDFSLYKEPILVSSCDGVGTKVKIAQRLNNHYSIGIDLVAMCVNDIIAAGGVPLFFLDYLAFGRLDLEIANKIIDGIIEGCNEAECSLLGGETAEMPDVYEKGEYDCAGFCVGIVEKEKIITGEKIKKGDIIIGIPSSGLHSNGFSLVRKIIKEPYPEELLIPTKIYVKDFLKVADFSINGISHITGGGLIENIKRLLPSGTRAIIEKKSLNTQEIFLKIQKDGNIPEMEMFKTFNMGIGLCLIADKDDVEKILSSIPSYIIGRIEDGEKGIAIV